GGGCCAGACCAGCGGCAACGCCGTGGTGTTTGAAAGCCTGGATGAGTTGCTGAGCCACGAGCTGCCGTCCAACATCACGCTTTACAGCCAGACCACGAAAAGCACCGACAGCTTTTACCGTATTAAAGGGGAGCTAGAGCACCGCGGCTACGCCGTGAATCCCAACGACACGATTTGCCGCCAGGTAAGCAACCGCGACAAAGACCTGCGTAAATTTGCGGCTCAGTACGACCAGGTGGTGTTCGTTTCGGGTACCAAGAGCAGCAATGGCAAAGTCCTCTACCAGGTCTGCAAGGATACGAACCCAAACACGCACTTTATTTCCAAGGTTGATGAACTCTGTCCGGCCTGGTTTCAGCCCGGTCAGTCGGTGGGTATCTGCGGAGCTACGAGCACGCCGATGTGGCTGATGGAAGACGTGCGCGACGCGCTGCTGGCCATGTAAAGCCAAGTTGGGCGAACCAGCCGTAGCTTCCTGCCGTTTGCCCATCGTTACGTACCCGCCTTTCACGGGCTATTTCATCTTTATCCCCCAATATGCCCCAAACAGCGTCCCAGCCCCTGCCGCACTCCACGCGGGTACAGCCTGCCCCGCTGGGCTATACGGGCGTTGGTATTGCGTTAGGCATCATTGGAGGCTGGGTAGCGCTGCTTACGTTTCTGTTGGCCTTTTACCGCCCCGACTGGCGCACGCCCTGGCCCTATCTGCTGGTGCTGGTACAGATGCATTTGTACACGGGCCTCTTTATCACTGCCCACGATGCCATGCACGGCGTCGTAAGCGCCAACCAGCGGCTGAACACGGCCATTGGGGCAGTTTGCGCCTTTTTGTTTGCCTTCAACTGGTATCCGCGGCTGTTTCCCCGGCATCACCAGCATCACCGCCACGTGGGCACCGCTGCCGATCCTGACTTTCACAACGGCCGGCACCCGGGTTTTTTACCGTGGCTGCTGCGCTTTGCGCTGAACTACGTGACTTGGTGGCAGATAGCCTTGATGGGCCTGACCTACAACCTGCTGAAGCTGGCTTTCCCGATGCCCAACGTTATTGCGTTCTGGATGGTACCGGCGGTGCTGGCCACGGTGCAGCTCTTCTTTTTCGGAACCTACCTGCCGCACCGCGGTGAGCATGCTCCCGAGAACGTGCATAAGTCGCGCACCCAACTGCGGCATCACCTCTGGGCCTTCGTGAGCTGTTATTTCTTCGGGTATCATTATGAGCACCACGACCAGCCCTATCTGCCGTGGTGGCGGCTGTGGCGCACGAAGGAAGGCTGAGGGCATTTTAATTAACGGCTCAACAGGCTAAGATTAGCAGACAAAGAAATCAGGCAGAAGGTAAATTCTACCCCGGAATCTGGCTATATTCAGGCAGCCTAACCTACCGTTGGGGCACCTTAGCCATGCTGCGTTTGCCACACCCACGCGCGAAAGTCCGCAAAGCCTTCCGGCTTTTAGCTGTGGCCGCCTTGGTTCTAATGTCCGTCGGACCAGCCTGGGCCACTTGTCCACAGCCGGAAGCGTTGGCTGATGGGGGAAAGTCTGTAGCGGTCTTAACCACTACGCCACCCCGGATACGGCTGCACTATGGTATGGCTCTGTTGCGGGCTGCTACGAGCGTAGGCAAACAGGCTGTTAGCCACCGCCTGATTGGCTCGGCTCATCAGGAGTTGGGCTCGTTTAACCAAGCTGCCTACCATTTCCGGCGGGCGTTGCATCTCGATCAGCAGGCTCATGATCAGGCTGGCGCGGCGGCGGATGGCCTTTGTTTGGGCAATACTCTATGTAGTCAGGGCGACACCAGCCAAGCCCGCTTGGTGTATCAGGTAGCCTTGCGGGCGTTTACACGCCTGGGCTCGTCGCGGGGCGTGGCGCAGGTCGAGAGCCGGTTGGGCAGTTTGTTCGCCCAGCAGCGAAAGTGGGAGAAGGCTTTAGCCTCCCAATCGCGCGCCCTGCAAGGCTGGCTCCAACACCGGGATTCGGCTAGCGCAGCTGCAGCCTTACACGCTATTGGTAGCGTGTATTGCCAGCAGGGCGCCTACAGCCGGGCCTTATTCTACCTGCGCGGAGCCCGGCAAATGGCAGCCGCTACCGACAGTCTGCGGCACAGTGAAAGCCTGATGGGGATAGGGAAAGTATACTTAGCCGTGGGCAATTACGAAGCCGCGCTGGGAAGCTTCCGGCAGGCAGCCCGGCTGGCACCAACTGTTGCGGCGGCGGAAGCACCAGCCCAGCTCTACCACCTTATGGCCGCCGCCTATGACTCGATGGGGCAGTTTGAAGCTGCTGAGCAGGCGTTGCACAAGGCACTGGTGATGGCTCGCCACAGTAGCTCCCAGGCCTTGCTGGGCCAAGAATACCGGGCGCTGGCCGAGCTCTACCGCCGGACCGGGCGTTACCAGAAGTCGTTGGCGGCTCTCACGCGCGTTGCCAGCTTGCAAGACAGTGTATTTGCTCAGGAGCGCTCCGCCCAGGTTGCCGAGCTGCAAACGCGTTACGAAACCGAGAAAAAGGAGCGTGAAATTCAGTTGCTGATCAAGGACCGGCAGATTCAGGATGCCACACTGCGCCGGCAGACGCTGTTGCGCAACGCCCTGGCTGCCGGCGCCCTGCTGTTGCTCATTATCGTGGGCGTGCTTTACCGGGGACGGCAACAGCAGAGCCGCATAAATAAGCTGCTGGAGCGTAAGAACGCAGCCATCAGCTGGCAAAAAGAAGAGCTAGGCCGCCTCAACCGGACCAAGGATACCTTGTTTTCTATTATATCCCACGACCTGCGCAGCCCACTCAGCTCCTTGTATTCCTTGCTGACGCTGCTGAATATGGGTTCGTTGCCGCCCGAGCGGCTGGCTCTGCACTCGGCCCGGCTGACGCAGGGGCTCAACAGCACGTTGCAACTGCTGGATAACCTGCTGAATTGGTCGGCGGCCCAGATAAAGGACGACAAGATCCGGCCCGAGCGGCTGCGCCTCGACGTGCTGGCGGAAGAAACGCTGGCCTTGCTGCTAAGCGACGCTGAGCGTAAAAATATTCTGCTGCAAAACCACCTACCCATACCCACGCTGGTACGCGCTGACGTGAACATGGTCCGGCTGATTTTGCGCAACCTGCTCGGCAACGCCATCAAGTTTACGCCCGAAGGCGGCTCCGTAACACTCACCGCGGCGCTGCAGGGTGCCTCCTGGAGCGTAGCCGTGCACGATACCGGTATTGGCATTCCGGCCGCCGACTTTAGCCAGGTGTTGGGCAGCAACGCCCCTTTTACAACGCTGGGTACGGCCCAGGAAAAAGGCACTGGTCTGGGCCTGCAGTTATGCAAGGACTTTGTGGAGCGCAACGGCGGACAGCTCACCTTTACCAGTCGGGTAGGGCAGGGAACCACTTTTGCGTTTACGCTGCCCGTTGCGGCACCCGCGGCGCCGGAGCCGACGCCCGCATTGGCTACTGCGGCTGCTGCCGCCGGATAAGGGAGCGGTTGACAATCCGCTCAGTTACCCGCTCCCGATAGGTCTGCCCCAGGGGCAAGGCGTGGCCCCCCACGCGTACCTCCAGGTTGCTGACGGCCTCAATGCGGGCCGTATTGACCAAGTAGGACCGGTGGGTGCGTACAAACAGGCCTGGAGGTAGCTGTTCCTCAATGTTTTTGAGGTTGACCAGTGTGAGGTGGGTACGCCCGTCGGCCGTGTTGATTTTGGTGAAGTCCTTCAGCGCTTCAATGTAGAGTACTTCCCGGTAGTGCAGGCGTACAAACTGCGCGTCGGTGCGAATGAAGAACGAGCCCCAGCCCGAGAGAATATCCTGGTTACCGTCGTTTTCCACTAAGCTGGTGCGTAGTATTCCGGCAATCTTGTTTACGGCTTTCAAAAACCGGTCAAGGGAAATCGGCTTGAGTAAAAAGTCAATTACGTCCAGGTTGAAGCCCTCCATGGCGTATTGCGGGTAGGAAGTCATCAGCACTACCAGGGGCGGGTGTTGCAGGGAACGAACCAGATCCAGGCCGCTGAGGTGGGGCATGGTCACGTCCGAAAACAGCACCTGTACGTCGTGGTGCATGAGGTAACGGTGCGCATCTAGCGGGTCGGTAAAAGCCGCTTTCACGTCGAGCACATCGGTCATGGCTACGTAGGCTTGCAGCAAATCCAGCACTAGCGGATCATCGTCGAGCAGCAGACAGCTAATCTTCATATAGCACGGGTTTCAGACAGGGAGTTGGGTGAATATAGAAAGTATAAATTGATAAATCCAATTTATTATAAGAACAAAACAATAATGGGTCGAGCAATAGCCAGCTTTCATCTACTTTTTCAAGGGGTTGCTCTACTTTAAGTTCTTCGTTGTAATTGGTTTAGATACCTTTTAGTGAAATGGCTTCCGGGTTCTGCTCAATTCACGGGCGCTATTGCTCTTTCTTCTTATGCCTGCTCCCGCCAACACACCTCTCTGCCATGAAACGATTCACCAGTACTCCCAGCGCGGCCCTACCGCCCGTAATTCTGGGCGTTGAGCTGACCATCGCCAACCACCAGGGTCTGCGTAAGTCCATCCGGTCGGCCTTCGGGTTGAATACGCGGGCCATCAACCTGCGCATTGACCCCAGCATGGACCTCATCTATCTGTGCGAAACCACGCTGCCCAGCACCCTACCCTGCCTGGCCAGCCTGACGCGGCCCGGCGTAATAGCCGTGCTGCTCCGTTCGGTGCGGCTGGAGTGGCACCCGGATGCTAACCAGAATATTGGGCGCGGCACCCCCACGCTGGCCGCCCTGGAAAGCGGCAATTGCTTTCTGACCGCCAACGGCCGGAAGGTGGCCATTGCCTCCTTCACCACGCGGCACGTGCACCCCACCCGGATTGTGATGGAGTCTTTGGGCCAGCCTAACCTGCTGGAATATTTGCGGGCGGAGGCCTTTACCCTGGAAATTTCGGGAACCAACCGGCGGCGGCTAACCCGCCCGTTGGCCTTTAGCGCGGTGCTGGAATTTGACGTGCAGCTAGCCCCCGGTGCCCAGGCCTGAGCTTGTAAATTGCTCTTTTCCTGTCCTGAGGAAGCAGTCAGGAAGCAAAAAAGCCAGCCCCGAGAGGCTGGCTTTTCCTGGACAGGTCATACAGCTGCTTAGTGCGCTGCGTCCTGGTGCACGTTGTTGGTCTTTTTACAGCAGTCTGGGAGCCGGTCGTAGGCCCGGGTTTCGGCTACCTGGTCGTCGGCATCGTAGCCGGCGCGCTGCACGGCAGTGCGCAGGGTGGCCGGGGTGGTCTTATCAGGGCGGTACGAAACGGTCAAGACTTTGCTGGGCACATCGAGGGTAGCTTGCTGCACGCCTTTCTCGTAGGCCAGCGTTTTCTCCAGGCGGGCTTTGCACATGTCGCACACAGCCGACGTCTTGATTTGGAAGACCTCCGTGGCGGAACTTTTGGCTTTAGCCGAAGCGGTAGGCGCGGTTTGCGCAAAGGAGAACTGGGCGGTGAGCAGCAGCGCGGCGGCCAACCAGAAGGATTGGAGCATTTTCATACGAAGCAAAAAAGGAAGAAGGGTTGGGTCAAAGTCCAGCTTGACTGTTCCGGTAACAAAGAACTTGCCGGAAGAATTGCTTGAAGTTATTCAATTGTAAAGCGCAGGCCGGCGTACGTGAGTCGTCCGTAGGTAGGGCCCCAAATCATAGCCGCGTCGAAGTCGGGGCCGAAAGGAGCATTGGCGCCCGCAATGGCATCGGGCTGGCGGTAGTTGGTCAGATTCTCTACGCCCACGTACACTTCCAGCCGCTTAAAGGCCCGGGTCACCTGGGTGTTGAGCAGGGCATAGCGCGGCGCGTACCGAAGCTCCGGATTCATGACCATCGGGCCGTGCAGTAGGTCCATAGCGGTAGGCGCATGAGCCAAAGGCCGCTGCCCAAACCACTGGGCCGTCAGATCAGCCCGCCACTTGTCAAAGGCAGTGGCATAACCCACATTGGCAAACAGCCGGTGGCGGGGCGTAAGCGCCTTGGGCAACAGTTTATCGGCGTAGGTGGTGCGCACATCCAGGTACTTATAAGCCGCCTTGGCCTGCAGGCCTTTAACGGGCTCAACCTGTACTTCCGTCTGGAAGCTGCGCGAAAAAGACCGTCCGCCCGCCTGCAAGTTGGCAATGTACAGCACCGAGGGCAGCGAATACGCATCAGCTACCACCTGATTCTGGAATGTGGTGTGGTAGTAGTCGGTTACGAACGTGGCGGGCCGGCCAGCTACCTGGAAGTACTGCGTAAAGCTGCCTCCCACGTTCCAAGCCTTTTCTGGCCGCAGATCAGAGGCTATAATAAAACTGCGGGAGCTAACCAGCATCCCCGAGTTTTCGGCAATAGGATTAGCCGTGCGGAACCCCGTACCCGCGGCCAGGCGCAGCACGGTATTGGCCGTGGCGTCGTACTTCACATTCAAGCGCGGCGTGAGCATCCAGCCGTAGAGGTTGTGCCGGTCGAGGCGCAGGCCGCCCACCAGGGTCAGATTACGCGCATTCTGGTAGGTGTATTCGGCAAAGGCGCCCGGCACCTGCTCCAGGCGGTTACGCTGCTCGGTCGGGTAAGGCTCGACAGGGGGAGTACCCAGAAAAGAGAAGCCGTTCTGAAATGCCTCCTGGTATTTGTCGTGCAAATAACTCAGCCCCAGCCGGTACGTGTGGGCTGTGGTACCCAGCACGCTCTGAAACAGCAGCGTAGCCAGCCCCGTGCGCTGGGTGCCGTCGTAGGTCCGGACGCCGTAGCTGGAATCGAAGGTGTGGTTGGTACCGCTGAGCAGCAAGCCCAGGCTCTGGTACGGGCGGCCGGGCCAGGTGTACGACGTTTTGGAAAAGCTGGTGTAGCGGTTCGTCGTCAGTGTGGTGCCATAATAGTTGCCGGGGGTATCTTTACGAAACCCTAGCTGCCCACCTTCCCGGGTTTCGCGCAGGGCACCCAGGCCCAACTCGCTCACAATGCCGTTGCCCGATTTGTACTTCCACTTATTGAACACGTTGTACTGCATAGCCAGGGGCAAGTCCAGAAAGCCGTCCTTGTTCCGGTCGACGCGGCGGCCGAGGTGGTCGGAGTGTAGCAGCAGGGCCGTGCTCACCTGCTTGGATAGCGGCGTAGCCAAGTTCAGGTTGAGGTCAAATTTGCCCAGGTCGTTGCCGTAGGCATTGAACAAAAGCCGCTCGGCCTTGTCGGGCTCCTTCAGGCGGACGTTTACCTGGCCCGAAATACTCTCGTAGCCATTCACCACCGAGCCCATGCCCTTGATGATGTCGATGCCCTCAATCCAGGTGCCGGAGAGGTAGCTCAGGCGGTAGGGCGTAGCCAGGCCCCGTAGCGCCGGCAGGTTGTCGACGGTAAGCAGGGAATAGGCCCCGTCGAGCCCCAGCAGCTGAATCTGCTTGGCTCCCGACACGGCGTCGGTGGTCGATACTTCCACCGCGGCGTTGGTTTCGAAGCTTTCGGCCAGGTTGCAGCAGGCCGATTTGGTCAGGTCGTGGCTGGTAATGACCTGGGTGTTGGTCGGCGGGAGGGAAGAATAGGCCGGGGCCCGGTCCTGTACTGTCACCTCGCCTAGCTCCACGGAGCGGCGCAGGGCCACTCGCACGAAGCTTTGATCTGTGGCCTCCACAAGGAGGGTGTCGGCTTTGTAGCCGATAGAGTTGATAATCAAATGGCTGGCTGCGCCCCGAGCGGGTCGCACCAGTGTGAATTTGCCGGCGGCATCGGTGGTGGCGCTGGAGCCCGCGGCTTCCAGCCAGCGCACTACGGCCCCGGGCAGCGGCGACTGGGCCACGGCATCGGTAATCTGGCCCTGAACGGGCGCAATAGCAGCAGATTGGGCGAAGGCCCCCGCGCAACTCAGCACAAGGCCAAGCGTGGCGGTGAAGCGTCGCCCTGAAGTAGACGGCATAGTAGTCAGTAAGTTAGAACTCTTCTCGGAAAAAATCCGGGGTGTGGTCTCGCTCCCCGGAGCGCCGGAAGAAATTCTAAACCTGCCAGGTGCACACAAACCTCAGCAACGCACGGCCCGCCCGCAGGGGTGGCGACGAGTCGCTGGCGTGCCAGGGCGTCGGGGGAGCCAGCTGCGGGCTAGGGGGGAGGCTGGGGCTATAGCTACTGGGCAGCCAGCCGAGCACCGGCGTGGGCAGCAGTAGCTTGGTATGGCTTACTGGGGCCGCCTCCAGCTTGTGAAAGTGGGTGCCGAACTCGCAGCACGACTTTTTAAATTCCGCTCTGTTTTCCTGGTGGGCCGTGCCCTTCGCCCTAGATGGGCACTTGTGCTCAGGCGCACTGAATACAATAGCGGCCGAGCTGAGGCCGCTACTGCGGCAGGTGTGCGACTGTACCGCCAGCCCTACCGAAGTAAGGAGCACGAGCAGGGCCATAAAGCCGCTGAAGAGCCGGTGGCGCAGTGGGCGTTTCACGCCGGCAAAGATACAAACGAAAGGACAGAGGGGCGGCAGAATCTGCGGGGCCGCAGCGCTATTGGCGGTCGGCTTAGGAACGGTAAAAGAGTGATGCAAGCCAGAGGTAAAGCTGTAAAAGCCTAACTGCCATTTTGGCAAAACCACCTTTCTCACTCCTCTCGGATTTCCTCGTAGTGCCCGCTGAATTGATAAAAACAGGCTTATTTAGTTCAAAAACGCATTTTTACGTAGTGGTAGAAAATGGTAAATCGTGGTTGCCTTTTCCTAGGCATTGCGTACTTTTGCTATCATCCCGTTCCCACGCCTCGTCGGCAACCCCTGGCATCTATGAACCTTCTCTCTGGCGAATATGAGTGCAAGCTGGACCCGAAAGGGCGCTTGGTGCTGCCCGCCAAGGTGAAGGCCAATCTGCCCGAGGCTTCGGCTAACCAGCTCGTGCTGGTGCGCGGGTTTGAGCCCTGTCTGGTTTTGTACCCACGCCAGGCGTGGCGCGTGATTCACGACAAGGTGATGGCCCTGGATGAGTTTAACGAGGAGTACCGGCAGTTTCAGCGCAACTTCTTCCGCGGCATGACCGAGGTAGAGCTCGACAACATCGGGCGCTTTATGCTGCCCCGCACCATGCTGCGCTACTCCGGCATCGAGAAGGAAGCTATTATCGTGGGCCTGGGCAACCGTTGCGAAATCTGGGACCCCGAGAAATACGACGAGTTCCTGATCAAAGACCAGCAGAGCTTTTCCAAGCTGGCCCAGAAGTTTTTAGCCACCGACACACCGCCCGCCAGCGGCCCCCTTGCCGCATGAGCCCCGACTACGAGAACGATACCGCCTACCACCGCCCCGTGATGCTCACCGAGTGCCTCGAAGCCCTCGACCTGCGCCCCGATGGCCGCTACGTGGATGTGACCTTCGGCGGCGGCGGGCACACGGCCCGCATCCTGGAGCGTCTGACCACCGGCCATCTCTACAGCTTCGACCAGGACGCCGACGCCGAGCACGAAGCCCAGCAACTGGCCCGGCCCCAGTTTACCTTCATCCGAGCCAACTTCCGCGACCTGCACGCCGAGCTGGAGCAGCGCGACGCCCTGCCCGTAGATGGCCTGCTGGCCGACCTGGGCGTATCGTCGCACCAGTTTGATACGCCGGAGCGCGGCTTCAGCACCCGCTTCGACGGGCCCCTGGACATGCGCATGGACCCCGAGGCCGACCGCACGGCCGCCGACATTGTGAACGAGTATTCCGAGGCCGAACTGCACCGTATTTTCGGCATGTACGGCGAAGTGACCAATGCCCGGACCCTGGCCAAAACGCTCACCACAGCCCGGCGCGGGCAGGCCATTCAGACTATTGCCGCCCTGAAAAAGGCTATCCAGCCCTGCACGCCCCGGGGCAAGGAAAATAAGTACCTGGCCCAGGTATTTCAGGCCCTGCGCATCGAGGTGAACGACGAAATGGCGGCCCTGCAGGAAATGCTTCAGCAAACGGCCCAGGTGCTGCGCCCCGGCGGCCGCCTCGTCGTTATGTCGTACCACTCGTTGGAAGACCGGCTGGTGAAGAACTTCATGGCCAAGGGCAAGTTCTTCGGGGAAGCCGAAAAAAACTTGTTTGGCCACACCAATACCCCTTTCGAGGTGCTCACGCGCAAACCCGTGGAAGCCACCGCCGAAGAAATTGCCCTCAACAGCCGGGCCCGCTCGGCCAAGCTGCGCATTGCGGTGCGCCGCGACGAATGAGGCGGAGTTTGGCCGGATTTTCGTGCCGCGCCGCCCTCCCCGTGCCGTTGACTTTTTAAGCCGATACGCCAACCTCCTTTTCCTCTCCCGAGATTTTGGCTACCAATACCCTCAAACCCGTCGCTAATACGCCGCCCCGCGCCAACGTGCCCCGGGAGGTGACGCCCCCGCCGGTGCTGCCTGACCCTGTGCCGGCCCCCGAGCCGGAACCGGCCCCGAAGCCCAGAGCCAAGGCCCCCAAGCGTGAGAAGGCCGCGCCCCGCAGTACCTGGAGCGTCTTTACCCTGCTCGACCGGCTCACCAGCGTCGACAGTATCTTCCGGGAAGGGCTGCCGGTGCAGTACCTGCCGCACGTGCTGTTCGTGATGTTTCTGATTCTGATTTACATCGGCAACACCCACTGGGGCTACCGCATGAACCGCAGCATTCAGAAACTCAAGCTCGAAACCGAAGACCTGCGCGCCGATTACACAACCCTGAAGTCGGACTACATGGAGGCCAGCAAGCAAAGCGAAGTGGCCCGCAAAGTAGCTGCCTACGGCTTAGTGGAAAGCTCCTCGCCGCCGTTCCGCATCACCGTGCCCGCCGGCCGCCTCGACGAAGCCGAACTGGATGCCTTGCCCGTCATCACCGCCGACTCTCTGGCGGCCATGTCGGCGGCCGATTCGTTGGCGCTGGCCGATTCGCTCGGTACTGTTGGAGCCCGGCCGGCTGCGGCGCACGCCGTAACTAGCCATAGCTCAGGTAGCCACACGGCGAAGGCCAAAACGCGGTCTGCAGCAAAAAAAGCCACGGCCAAGAAACCGGCGGCTAAGACTACTACAAAAAAGAAAACCACCAACCCTTCCCGCCAGAGTCATGAAAGGAAGCGTTAAAAAATCCATTGTAACCCGGGTTCGGCTGGCGTTTTTGGGCGTCTGCCTGTTT
Above is a genomic segment from Hymenobacter cellulosivorans containing:
- a CDS encoding fatty acid desaturase is translated as MPQTASQPLPHSTRVQPAPLGYTGVGIALGIIGGWVALLTFLLAFYRPDWRTPWPYLLVLVQMHLYTGLFITAHDAMHGVVSANQRLNTAIGAVCAFLFAFNWYPRLFPRHHQHHRHVGTAADPDFHNGRHPGFLPWLLRFALNYVTWWQIALMGLTYNLLKLAFPMPNVIAFWMVPAVLATVQLFFFGTYLPHRGEHAPENVHKSRTQLRHHLWAFVSCYFFGYHYEHHDQPYLPWWRLWRTKEG
- a CDS encoding sensor histidine kinase gives rise to the protein MALLRAATSVGKQAVSHRLIGSAHQELGSFNQAAYHFRRALHLDQQAHDQAGAAADGLCLGNTLCSQGDTSQARLVYQVALRAFTRLGSSRGVAQVESRLGSLFAQQRKWEKALASQSRALQGWLQHRDSASAAAALHAIGSVYCQQGAYSRALFYLRGARQMAAATDSLRHSESLMGIGKVYLAVGNYEAALGSFRQAARLAPTVAAAEAPAQLYHLMAAAYDSMGQFEAAEQALHKALVMARHSSSQALLGQEYRALAELYRRTGRYQKSLAALTRVASLQDSVFAQERSAQVAELQTRYETEKKEREIQLLIKDRQIQDATLRRQTLLRNALAAGALLLLIIVGVLYRGRQQQSRINKLLERKNAAISWQKEELGRLNRTKDTLFSIISHDLRSPLSSLYSLLTLLNMGSLPPERLALHSARLTQGLNSTLQLLDNLLNWSAAQIKDDKIRPERLRLDVLAEETLALLLSDAERKNILLQNHLPIPTLVRADVNMVRLILRNLLGNAIKFTPEGGSVTLTAALQGASWSVAVHDTGIGIPAADFSQVLGSNAPFTTLGTAQEKGTGLGLQLCKDFVERNGGQLTFTSRVGQGTTFAFTLPVAAPAAPEPTPALATAAAAAG
- a CDS encoding LytR/AlgR family response regulator transcription factor; this encodes MKISCLLLDDDPLVLDLLQAYVAMTDVLDVKAAFTDPLDAHRYLMHHDVQVLFSDVTMPHLSGLDLVRSLQHPPLVVLMTSYPQYAMEGFNLDVIDFLLKPISLDRFLKAVNKIAGILRTSLVENDGNQDILSGWGSFFIRTDAQFVRLHYREVLYIEALKDFTKINTADGRTHLTLVNLKNIEEQLPPGLFVRTHRSYLVNTARIEAVSNLEVRVGGHALPLGQTYRERVTERIVNRSLIRRQQPQ
- a CDS encoding TonB-dependent receptor; protein product: MPSTSGRRFTATLGLVLSCAGAFAQSAAIAPVQGQITDAVAQSPLPGAVVRWLEAAGSSATTDAAGKFTLVRPARGAASHLIINSIGYKADTLLVEATDQSFVRVALRRSVELGEVTVQDRAPAYSSLPPTNTQVITSHDLTKSACCNLAESFETNAAVEVSTTDAVSGAKQIQLLGLDGAYSLLTVDNLPALRGLATPYRLSYLSGTWIEGIDIIKGMGSVVNGYESISGQVNVRLKEPDKAERLLFNAYGNDLGKFDLNLNLATPLSKQVSTALLLHSDHLGRRVDRNKDGFLDLPLAMQYNVFNKWKYKSGNGIVSELGLGALRETREGGQLGFRKDTPGNYYGTTLTTNRYTSFSKTSYTWPGRPYQSLGLLLSGTNHTFDSSYGVRTYDGTQRTGLATLLFQSVLGTTAHTYRLGLSYLHDKYQEAFQNGFSFLGTPPVEPYPTEQRNRLEQVPGAFAEYTYQNARNLTLVGGLRLDRHNLYGWMLTPRLNVKYDATANTVLRLAAGTGFRTANPIAENSGMLVSSRSFIIASDLRPEKAWNVGGSFTQYFQVAGRPATFVTDYYHTTFQNQVVADAYSLPSVLYIANLQAGGRSFSRSFQTEVQVEPVKGLQAKAAYKYLDVRTTYADKLLPKALTPRHRLFANVGYATAFDKWRADLTAQWFGQRPLAHAPTAMDLLHGPMVMNPELRYAPRYALLNTQVTRAFKRLEVYVGVENLTNYRQPDAIAGANAPFGPDFDAAMIWGPTYGRLTYAGLRFTIE
- a CDS encoding FtsL-like putative cell division protein, with translation MATNTLKPVANTPPRANVPREVTPPPVLPDPVPAPEPEPAPKPRAKAPKREKAAPRSTWSVFTLLDRLTSVDSIFREGLPVQYLPHVLFVMFLILIYIGNTHWGYRMNRSIQKLKLETEDLRADYTTLKSDYMEASKQSEVARKVAAYGLVESSSPPFRITVPAGRLDEAELDALPVITADSLAAMSAADSLALADSLGTVGARPAAAHAVTSHSSGSHTAKAKTRSAAKKATAKKPAAKTTTKKKTTNPSRQSHERKR
- a CDS encoding HYC_CC_PP family protein, encoding MKRPLRHRLFSGFMALLVLLTSVGLAVQSHTCRSSGLSSAAIVFSAPEHKCPSRAKGTAHQENRAEFKKSCCEFGTHFHKLEAAPVSHTKLLLPTPVLGWLPSSYSPSLPPSPQLAPPTPWHASDSSPPLRAGRALLRFVCTWQV
- the rsmH gene encoding 16S rRNA (cytosine(1402)-N(4))-methyltransferase RsmH, with product MSPDYENDTAYHRPVMLTECLEALDLRPDGRYVDVTFGGGGHTARILERLTTGHLYSFDQDADAEHEAQQLARPQFTFIRANFRDLHAELEQRDALPVDGLLADLGVSSHQFDTPERGFSTRFDGPLDMRMDPEADRTAADIVNEYSEAELHRIFGMYGEVTNARTLAKTLTTARRGQAIQTIAALKKAIQPCTPRGKENKYLAQVFQALRIEVNDEMAALQEMLQQTAQVLRPGGRLVVMSYHSLEDRLVKNFMAKGKFFGEAEKNLFGHTNTPFEVLTRKPVEATAEEIALNSRARSAKLRIAVRRDE
- a CDS encoding 4-hydroxy-3-methylbut-2-enyl diphosphate reductase translates to MPHHLSVRIDPNSGFCFGVIYAIQMAEDILDEQGYLYCLGDIVHNDEEVERLEQRGLRIIDYDVFAGLRDEKVLIRAHGEPPSTYQTALENDLTLIDASCPVVLKLQNRIKTSYDKQEKIFIYGKHGHAEVRGLLGQTSGNAVVFESLDELLSHELPSNITLYSQTTKSTDSFYRIKGELEHRGYAVNPNDTICRQVSNRDKDLRKFAAQYDQVVFVSGTKSSNGKVLYQVCKDTNPNTHFISKVDELCPAWFQPGQSVGICGATSTPMWLMEDVRDALLAM
- a CDS encoding heavy-metal-associated domain-containing protein translates to MKMLQSFWLAAALLLTAQFSFAQTAPTASAKAKSSATEVFQIKTSAVCDMCKARLEKTLAYEKGVQQATLDVPSKVLTVSYRPDKTTPATLRTAVQRAGYDADDQVAETRAYDRLPDCCKKTNNVHQDAAH
- the mraZ gene encoding division/cell wall cluster transcriptional repressor MraZ, with the translated sequence MNLLSGEYECKLDPKGRLVLPAKVKANLPEASANQLVLVRGFEPCLVLYPRQAWRVIHDKVMALDEFNEEYRQFQRNFFRGMTEVELDNIGRFMLPRTMLRYSGIEKEAIIVGLGNRCEIWDPEKYDEFLIKDQQSFSKLAQKFLATDTPPASGPLAA